GAGTATGGAGAACCCGAGCCCACGCTCTCCCTTGATCAGTTCGATGATCTGTGGTTCCGAGCTCCACATTGCTAGCCCAGTGAGCGGTTCGAGACTGCGTGATTTGATCTTGGAAAATCCGTCGCCCACCCCGACACCGCCGGGTCCACCGCCCATCCCCGTACCATTGGTAGTGGCCAAACTGCCGTCCGATTTAGCTTTCACCAACCGTTCCGACGGTGTTAGACTGCCGTGCAACTGTGGGTGATGGTGTTGGGTGTTGCGTTTGGCCACATCTGCCTCCAGCGAGCTGATCAATTGCTCCTCGGTAAACCGCAACAGATCCGGATCGCCTCGGGCGCACACCATGCACACATCCTGTGGCAATTCCTTCAGGATCGACACCACTTTAAGATGATTCATTCCCAGCAACCGTTGACCGTTAacctctaaaaaaaaaaggtgatcgTTAGTACAATCCAATTCAAACACCTATTGAATCATGCTTACCAAGCAACTCATCGCCTGAACGCAACAGCCCATTCTGTCCCACCGGACCTTCCGGTAAGATCGATCGAATGTAGTGATGTGGACGAACTTCCTTGCCACCCTCCACATCCACCGTTCCCTCGAGAGAGATTCCGAGCCCACTCGATGCAGCGAATTTGCGAATATTCGCCACAATTATCTGTACCTCCGGGCCAAGTATGTTGGTCCACTTCTTCACGATGTACGCCGTGTCGGGATCCTGGTCCGGGGAGACTTCCTCCACCGTGGTAGCGCCCTTTAGCGAACTACGCAACTTTGCCGCACTCTGATGGTGTCGTGCAATTGCCACCGGATTGGTAGCGTCCATTAGGGCACTGTCTTCCAACGCGCCTGCATCAGCGACGATAGTGGCTTCCTTGATCTTTTCCCGATATTCTTGCGTATCGATCGAATCCTTCGCACGGGACAATTTTTTATGTCCGGCCACGTGTACGATGGATGCGTCTCCACCCATCCCGACCACATCGCTATCATCTAGCTCGTCCTCAATCTCACCCTGCCCATCTAGCTCCTTTCCCTGAGTGCGCTGCAGTGCTTGCGGAGGCAAGATGTCCAGTATGTTGCTACCATACTTGGACAGATCGGTTGGACCgagtggtggcggtggtgtggCTGGAGTCGGAGGTTTCATCTCGTTGGCTGCGATTGCCTGTTGCAGCTGGTCGTACTTCGGCCCACGCAGATACCTCTCCAAGCAGAGCTTAACTACGTGACCGCTCTGTTTCAGCACATCTACCGCTTGATGGTTGGAGAAACCGTGCAGTGACTGACCGTCCACCTCGATAATACGATCGTTCACCTGTATCTTGCCACTCAGATCGGCCGCACTACCCGGTGAAACACTTTTCACGAATATACCGGACAGTTCCTCCTTTTCGCACACGTACCCGGCAATCGTGATGCCCAACCCGTTCTGATCCTTTCGCAACTCCACCGTAAACACCTCCGTCTCGGGGAAGTCTGGCAGTGGGCTTTCCTTGCCGAACGGATTGTCCAACCCGGGGCTGTCTAGATTTGCGATGGAGTACACACCGTAAATATCGCCGAACCCGGAATCTGCTAGATATTGTTTCAGCTTTAGTGGGTTTGCCAGTAGCACTGTCGGCACGATGGCGGAATGATCGTACTCGGTTGTTCCCACCGTGGCCGGATCGATCGGACGAGCCACTACGAGCTGCACATGCGTACCGGACTGTCGCAAGACGGAGGCAACTTGTTCCGAAACCATCTCGTGCAGATTAACGTCACCGATCTGGAGTATTTGATCGCCACTCTTCAGTCTTCCATCGCGATCTGCTACACCACCCGCCAGAATCGTTTTCACCGTGACACCTGTCGTACGGGCGCCTATAATACCGAAACCCAGTCCGGTCCCATCGTTAACTAGCTCGATGTCGAGTATGCGGGACCAGTCAGCTGGAGTACCGCCAGCAACGATCGTTTCCGGTACCGATTTGGGAGATTCGTTAAATGGCCCTCCGAGTGGATGCTGATCCGTCTGCTCCGGCTGAAGCTTGTGATGATGGTCCTGATGGTGGGAAACGAAAGGATTAGAAAGGGAGAAATGAATACATTGACGGATACAGTCGGATGGCTCACATGCACTTGTCTATGGGGAAAGTTTCTAAATATTGATATATTGATATATCACATATTATGTggatataatttaaaaaaaaatcaatggtTCTATTCAATTATTTAACGTCCTTAGCAAATGTACACATCAGTGCAGCTAATGAGCTAAGCAATTATCTGCAAAAATAATTCCTCGTCTTCGTAATACCTCCTTccacaaatgcacacaaataaaattaaacaatcgaTTATTTCGCCAAGGGACAAGTGCATGTGACGGCCTTCAGAAAgcgaaataaagtaaaatagtaaaatactTGAACAATCGAAGGCACCTCGAACAGCGACGTGTCGTTGGTCAGCTGCATCGACGCATTCAGCAACTGTTGCGCATCCAGAGGTTGTTGCTGCAAGTGCTGTGGTACGGGCGCAACACCCGTCGGACCACCTCCAGTTGCCTGGAGCTGGGCATGGTCGAGCAGGTTCAATTTCGGCTGTCCGGTAACAACCAACATACCACCCGGACCGGGACTACCGGGAGAAATCTGGGCGGATGGGACTCGCTGCTCATCCTGGTAGTCCGCCTCGAACAAATCCGTACCGGGTGGGACACTCAGCACCAGTTCGCCACTGTTCGCAATATCGAAATCTCCCGGAAGTATCGAGGGGTGCTGCGTGATCTGATGGTTCAACTCTGCCAACGAGTCCTGGATCTGGACGATGTTGCGAAATACCGGATCCTGCAGCAGATCGAGCACCAGTTTCAGATCGTCGCTTACATTGAGCTGGAGCTTGTTTGGCTCCATCTCCTCGACCGTCTGCTTGATGATTTCGATGTGCTTCAGCGCGTTCGAGACATCGCTGGAGAGATGCATCTTGGCGTTTGCATGCATGCACCCACACGACCACTAGAAAACACTCACAGGGCTCAACACACGCTACCGACACGAACAGAGCGAAATGCACTCGtgcattcaaacaaaacccaacttTTCACAAATTCCGTAAAAAGGCCTTCACTATGTCGCGCTGCAGAAAGATACGCCtcttttctctcctttttttccactcaCAAGAAAAATTCCTTTCCAATTATGTGTTTACGTGCACAcagccaaagaaaaaaaaacacacacaaacaactgtCAGTGGGGTGACGTTgacagttgttgtttttggaagAAATTGATCTAGAGCAATGCAGGGTTCCTGCTGCTAGTACAGATGAaaagatttttaataattgttaTGAATTTTCTAATTGCTCATAGCGTTAAAAATCACGTTGCCTGGGTGttaaacgatgaaaaaaaatttaagaaaaataaaagagcgTTTTTAGGTTTTGATAAAATGCTTAATAGAAGCAAactttatgaaaaataaaattggttttttgtCATCAATTTTTACagctttttatattttatcagATTGAATTgtgcacaaacaaaagcaagaaaattatcaaacaaataaaagtaattaatatattttctatttaaacGCGTGACCGAGGTTGAACGAGAGAACGTCACATTGTGATATCTACACTACTGGTCCTAAACATAAGACCATACGACTACATGTTCCAAAAAATACAACTGATGGCTTATATTTTCATACCCTATTGATTGTTGTACGTTGCATCTAAAACGTTGCTGTAGTGAAGTAATGCTTACAAAAACTGCCCACTAAGTACAAATCAACAATGTTTCATGACAAGAAAACATGCATTTCCTTGCTCTTTACTATCTGTTATCGATTCACGCTGTTGCAGTCATTTTTTGTGTCCATTGCTATAAATAGTAATGACTGGGCGCCTTGATACGGATTTTATCAAAACGAGAACTGGAACAGATACATCAGTATCTCTAACGTCGACTTTCACCTATGGAACGTTCCATTCTAGCCTTCTAGGACAACAGTAAATTAACATGACCGCGAACCAAAACAAGCAGTCTTGATCCGAATGGAGAACCCGGCGATGGCACGTGCCTTCGTGACGCGTGTTCCACCGTCACTCCACCCTCATTTCATATCCCCACCTCAAAACCACGAACGCAATCGAGCCTTCCCGAACAACGTGATCCGGGTTGATTCCACACTCCAATACACATGCAAAACAACGAACTATTATGCTCCAacactattaaaaaaaactatcaccTGATGGCGTAATCAATCGCGTTCCTTTTCTCGGATTATGCGCGGCTCCTTTCTTCCGCAACGGTACTTATTTTAAGATGGAGAAGAAaagtgagaaaacaaaaatcaaaatattccTCAACGTTCAAAAACCCGTTGTATTGTAGCAACATGGAATGAACTATTGTGGTGACATttttggaagaagaaaaaatgaaaaattaaatgccaCGGAACGGGGTGTTGCTTCAAAACAGCTGACCGTGTTCTGGTTGCCACGTCTCGAACGTTGCGGAGAAGGTCAATCGTGGTCATCAATGTAGTGGAGTTTTCCTACAAACTACCAATAGAAAGGACTGCCAATTACGACCGAAGTTTCTTTCAATATCCGTAAACTGGCAACCAATACAAAAATacgcaaaaatgtttaatgtatCATACTTTTAAGCTTTTGAGTGATTTATTAGAACTAAAGTAAGCTTAGCAACCTCTTATTAATCGATCTCAATTTGAGttaaacatacaaaattataCATGAAATGGGTACACAGCTTCATGAGGGAGGAAAGTGATTGGAAGGAAGGGCAatcgggaaggaaaaacttaAATCTTTAGCAGCCCTTTTTCCACTGATGACGTTTGCGTGTACTAGAACGTACTcaataatattaaacattcaacaacCATTCGTATATTCGCCTATCGcttacacaaaaacacacaatcacacaccacCCTCGGAGGGTAATTTGGGGCATAACGGTGCTGGTGGAGGCTGCATTCGCTCTTGGTGGTGCTTCTTTGTTCTTTGACGCTGTATGGAAACAGTTTACATTTTGCTAATTAATATTTCTAAGAGCTTTCCACAGCACTGTAGGAGTTTCCATTTCTAATACCATTACGATTACCGCTTGCAACGTTCATTCAGTCTTTCCGAAAGGGAAGCAATTCACATTTCCATACTCTCGAACgcatccacaaacacaccgttAATTCCTCCCATTCGCCCTCGGATGATGGGGGTGTTGTGTGCTAACATTTGGCAAAGTAACGATCCGAACCGGTTTCTTTTTCTAATATGTATAAATCAAAAATCGCACAGTTTCCTCCCTGTCTCGAAATATCAACTAAAGTGAGCTTCTTAATAACGCATTTTACCCCCCCTTAAAACAGCCCCACACTATTATTGAATATATACAACGTGTTTGCGACACATTTGCTCGTCCTCGTCCAACGAATCCTTTATCCTGTGGCTGCTCtgatttgaaaaattatcaaCATAAAACAAGGTACATATTTATATGCTAGCTTTCTCTCTAACTTCCTTCTCTGTTAAACTCCCTAGAGAGTTGTAGGTGGCACACCCCAACTTTGTCCTACGGTCAGTGATTTTCTACTACCCCAATGTAGTTTTCCCTCTCTTTGGAATCTAAACGATGCGCCTCATTCGGCAGTACTCGCGCCACCTGAATGTGGacgagatgatgatgagctaTTTAAACAGTACCACACGATTCGCGCACATTTCCTTCTAGAATCTTCGCTACGGCAAAAATGCTCCCCTGTCTGACTATCGTTGCTACGGTATGCCAATAGAGGGCGCTTACATACACttcccccacacacacacacacgcgcgtacaTTACACGTACACATCCGTTAAGTGATACACTTTGCACATCGGTTCCGTTGCTGTGTATCTTAACGACGTAGTAGACACGTTGGGATGGCGCATATACGTGTAGGGAGAACAGCAGAAGGGAGAGGAGGGATTGATCGAGATGATTCCTCACCCTTCAACTGTAATGCATTCCAGCTGGCGGACCATCCGACGTCCGTCCGCATTTTCCTTCACTTTATTTTGCTCACGCACGGTTTGTCACGTAGACATCTTCAAACGTGCACTATCTGAAGGTCTTGCTTGTTACTAGAACCTTCGCTCCTGTGATCTATGGGGTGGCACAGCAATTGTTGTAGGGCGACATCCGCGAGTGACTGCGATTACACCTGTTGTGTACGTTGAATCTTTTCGTTCGCATGCCACATTCGAAACTCGTCACTTTCTTCCCGAACGAGCCGTTGGAACGTTCGAGAATGATGTTGATGCATTCAGGCGTGTTGGACCGAGCGGATGCGCACCGTGTTTTAACTTGACTTGCTGTACTCTTTTTTCTTTAGCTCCACACCTTACATTGGTAACAGATCCGTTAGGATTTCTCTCGTGCTTGCGGACACCTTTTCGGGGAAAAGGATGTCAAACCCTACCACCAGGTCACCTTTGCGGCTGGGTTCCTTCGGGAATGGTAACCCCCGATTCTGTAGACGCTTGACCGTGTGTGGCTTCACGACTTCTCCCACGGTTGAGATGGTCAACATTTCACCGCTTAACGTGGGTACATTCACCGTCGTTCCGCACAGTGCCTGCCGCAGCGATATCTTTGCCGTGTACTTGATATCGCTGCCTTCGCGCTTGAAGTGCTGGTGCGGTTTGTCGCGGATGATAAACACAATATCGGCCGGGACCTTGCCAGGAATCTGGTCACCTTCACGCGGGAATGTGATCTTTGTGCCCGCCTTCCAGCCCGGTTTCACGTTGATACTTAGGATCTTCTCTTCCTTGCGTGCCGACCCATCCTGGCCCATCACCATCTTCGAAATCTTCATCTTCTTCTGGCATCCCGCATTAACGTCCTCTAGCGAAACGTACAAATCGTGCTCGATCGCTGGGTCTTGCAGTTTCTGCTTGCGCTGCGGTGATCCGTGCACGTTAAACGACTGCGAACGGAAGGCACCGCCGGGGAAGCCACCAACGCTGCCCCGTCCGTCGAATCCGAACGGATCGCCATCCATCTCCTGGTGAAAGATGTTGCCACCGCCATCCGTACCGAAGAATACGCTGAATGGGTCGCTCGTGCCGAAGAATTGTGCGAACGTGGCACGCGGATCGCCATGGAAGTTGTACTGGAACTGTCCGCTCTGACCCGCACCAGGCATACCACCGGCGCCACCTTTGAGACCCTCCTCGCCGTACTGGTCGTAGATGTCGCGCTTTTTCTTATCCGACAACACCTCGTACGCTTCGGCCACCTCTTTGAAGCGTTCCTCCGCCTGAGGCGATTTGTTCTTATCCGGATGATATTTCAGAGCAAGCTTGCGGTACGCTTTCTTGATCTCGTCATCACTGGCACTTTTCGAAACGCCGAGAATTTTGTAGAAATCTTTCCCCATCGTGACTGATACGGTTGCTCGTGTTTTATACTGTTACTTAACGGTGTTCTTGCGCACTACCGTAATACACGGTCGATATGTTCCAGAATGTTCTATCACCGTATGCACCGTTAGCTTTTGCACTGGAATTTCAATACAGTTACGCGTCTCTCTCAAAAAGTCTTTAACGCGGAATTTCACTCGTCTATCGCAATATCCACAAATTGCTTTATTTGCACTAGTTTACTACGTTTTGCTGCTGAAACTCGTCACCCAAAAACGTATCGTTGAAGTTTGCTTTTGTTCGGGAATAACAAACGATTGTTTCTCTGTTGCTTGCTCGACTTTCATTACCTTCGCCTGCGAACGCTGACGGAAGCTTtatatgaaaacattttttctagATGCTTCTCGAAGCCAAACTAGAACCGACTGGAAACTTCAACGGCAAACGTCAAAATAACCGTCCGTCTTGTCAAAGTGGGAGCGCCGATTCTACTGTACGATTCGAGAAATTTCATTCGAGATAGAAGTCCGTAAATactgttatttatttaatttatttgtgttGGGCTGCGATTTTCAACACAGGATCATCACAACACTGTCGAAATATGAACAGCAGCGCCGGACagagtttaaatttaattattcttgTGTTATCTATTAACAGTTACTGATTGTGTTGTTCAGCATGCACGTATTCAACATTCAGCATTCACTTCACGTAAACATTTATCGAAAACAGAATCAGGAttttcttattaaaaaaaaataaatatttcctcTCAGTCCATTACAGGAGCATAATTGACGCTACGCATGTGTATCCGC
This Anopheles marshallii chromosome 3, idAnoMarsDA_429_01, whole genome shotgun sequence DNA region includes the following protein-coding sequences:
- the LOC128711779 gene encoding patj homolog; translated protein: MHANAKMHLSSDVSNALKHIEIIKQTVEEMEPNKLQLNVSDDLKLVLDLLQDPVFRNIVQIQDSLAELNHQITQHPSILPGDFDIANSGELVLSVPPGTDLFEADYQDEQRVPSAQISPGSPGPGGMLVVTGQPKLNLLDHAQLQATGGGPTGVAPVPQHLQQQPLDAQQLLNASMQLTNDTSLFEVPSIVQDHHHKLQPEQTDQHPLGGPFNESPKSVPETIVAGGTPADWSRILDIELVNDGTGLGFGIIGARTTGVTVKTILAGGVADRDGRLKSGDQILQIGDVNLHEMVSEQVASVLRQSGTHVQLVVARPIDPATVGTTEYDHSAIVPTVLLANPLKLKQYLADSGFGDIYGVYSIANLDSPGLDNPFGKESPLPDFPETEVFTVELRKDQNGLGITIAGYVCEKEELSGIFVKSVSPGSAADLSGKIQVNDRIIEVDGQSLHGFSNHQAVDVLKQSGHVVKLCLERYLRGPKYDQLQQAIAANEMKPPTPATPPPPLGPTDLSKYGSNILDILPPQALQRTQGKELDGQGEIEDELDDSDVVGMGGDASIVHVAGHKKLSRAKDSIDTQEYREKIKEATIVADAGALEDSALMDATNPVAIARHHQSAAKLRSSLKGATTVEEVSPDQDPDTAYIVKKWTNILGPEVQIIVANIRKFAASSGLGISLEGTVDVEGGKEVRPHHYIRSILPEGPVGQNGLLRSGDELLEVNGQRLLGMNHLKVVSILKELPQDVCMVCARGDPDLLRFTEEQLISSLEADVAKRNTQHHHPQLHGSLTPSERLVKAKSDGSLATTNGTGMGGGPGGVGVGDGFSKIKSRSLEPLTGLAMWSSEPQIIELIKGERGLGFSILDYQDPLDPNDTLIVIRSLVPGGVAQLDGRLIPGDRLLFVNDTILENASLDQAVQALKGAPKGVVRIGVAKPLPMQDSSLAGPPFDEKTVADSNGAGSGSGKMLSLAKPDIIME
- the LOC128714757 gene encoding dnaJ protein homolog 1-like; this encodes MGKDFYKILGVSKSASDDEIKKAYRKLALKYHPDKNKSPQAEERFKEVAEAYEVLSDKKKRDIYDQYGEEGLKGGAGGMPGAGQSGQFQYNFHGDPRATFAQFFGTSDPFSVFFGTDGGGNIFHQEMDGDPFGFDGRGSVGGFPGGAFRSQSFNVHGSPQRKQKLQDPAIEHDLYVSLEDVNAGCQKKMKISKMVMGQDGSARKEEKILSINVKPGWKAGTKITFPREGDQIPGKVPADIVFIIRDKPHQHFKREGSDIKYTAKISLRQALCGTTVNVPTLSGEMLTISTVGEVVKPHTVKRLQNRGLPFPKEPSRKGDLVVGFDILFPEKVSASTREILTDLLPM